One Myxococcales bacterium genomic region harbors:
- the smpB gene encoding SsrA-binding protein SmpB encodes MRRPGSPPPRRAQCARGRRIRYESPRDAARRGLVPAVNAPKKARANGVIAENRKARHHYDVVERYEAGIVLKGSEVKSLREGRVDLSEAFGAIERGELWLRQLYVASYFAARSFPHAERGARKLLLHAREIVKIERAIMREGYTLVPLDLHFRNGFVKVTLAVARGKKDHDKRRAIAERELDRELSATVRSIKGKPR; translated from the coding sequence ATGCGGCGCCCGGGCAGCCCACCGCCGCGCCGAGCCCAATGTGCGAGGGGCCGGCGCATCCGCTACGAATCCCCTCGCGACGCCGCTCGGCGTGGCCTCGTTCCCGCCGTGAACGCGCCCAAGAAGGCACGCGCGAACGGCGTCATCGCGGAGAACCGCAAGGCGCGGCACCACTACGACGTCGTCGAGCGGTACGAGGCGGGCATCGTCCTGAAAGGCAGCGAGGTCAAGTCGCTCCGCGAGGGCCGCGTCGACCTCTCTGAGGCGTTCGGCGCCATCGAACGAGGGGAGCTGTGGTTGCGGCAGCTCTACGTGGCCTCGTACTTCGCCGCCCGCTCGTTCCCCCACGCCGAGAGGGGCGCGCGAAAGCTCCTCCTCCACGCACGAGAGATCGTCAAGATCGAGCGCGCCATTATGCGTGAAGGATACACGCTCGTGCCGCTCGACCTGCACTTTCGCAACGGCTTCGTGAAGGTGACGCTCGCCGTGGCGCGCGGCAAGAAGGACCACGACAAACGCCGCGCCATCGCCGAACGAGAGCTCGATCGTGAGCTCTCCGCCACGGTGCGTTCCATCAAGGGCAAGCCCCGCTGA
- a CDS encoding glycosyltransferase family 1 protein gives MRIGLQTWGTEGDIRPFFALAGALSARGHEVRLVTTNVEGRSLSALGQGAHVDEERVGAEYFREARARIADGARENFRVKNPVKQLERILTDALDPVADAMFDAGRDLAEWADALVVHSMAHPAVSAAEAAAKPFACVAFAPLFPTRDYPPMGAPRLGRLFHPLLWWVAAKAMDGVLGARVAVVRERAGLPPVKNVSTAVTERACAGLLAMSPALLPRPADFDEKIAVTGFWELREGGTTSTVEEGLAAFLGAGDAPLFFTLGSMANLEPDRALEAAHAAIRAARVLGMRAVVQLPEVEKIPPADDVFVTVRAPHAAVFPRCAVVVHHGGAGTTHAALRAGRPEVVVPHIADQFFWADLLYRRGVAPKPLPARTLDESGLTARVRAARRPELQERAERLAREVERELGVETACAHVEQAFSRERARG, from the coding sequence ATGCGAATCGGGCTACAAACGTGGGGGACCGAGGGGGACATTCGGCCGTTCTTCGCGCTCGCGGGGGCGCTCTCTGCGCGGGGGCACGAGGTGCGCCTCGTGACGACGAACGTGGAGGGGCGCTCGTTGTCGGCGCTTGGCCAAGGGGCACACGTCGACGAAGAGCGCGTCGGCGCGGAGTACTTCCGCGAGGCGCGGGCGCGAATCGCCGACGGCGCACGCGAGAACTTCCGCGTGAAGAACCCCGTGAAGCAGCTCGAGCGAATCCTCACGGACGCGCTCGACCCCGTGGCCGATGCCATGTTCGACGCAGGTCGCGACCTCGCGGAGTGGGCCGACGCGCTCGTCGTGCACTCCATGGCGCACCCTGCCGTGAGCGCCGCCGAGGCCGCCGCGAAGCCGTTCGCGTGTGTCGCGTTCGCGCCCCTCTTTCCCACGCGGGACTACCCTCCCATGGGCGCTCCTCGGCTCGGCCGGCTCTTCCACCCGCTCTTGTGGTGGGTGGCGGCGAAGGCGATGGACGGCGTCCTCGGGGCGCGCGTCGCGGTGGTGAGAGAGCGGGCCGGGCTGCCTCCCGTGAAGAACGTCTCGACGGCCGTGACCGAACGGGCGTGCGCCGGCCTCCTCGCGATGTCGCCGGCGCTCCTGCCGCGCCCCGCGGACTTCGACGAGAAGATCGCGGTGACCGGGTTCTGGGAGCTCCGCGAGGGAGGCACGACCTCCACGGTCGAGGAAGGGCTCGCGGCCTTCTTGGGCGCGGGGGACGCGCCGCTCTTCTTCACGCTGGGGAGCATGGCGAACCTCGAGCCCGATCGAGCGCTCGAGGCGGCGCACGCGGCGATACGAGCGGCCCGCGTGCTCGGGATGCGCGCCGTGGTGCAGCTCCCCGAGGTCGAGAAGATCCCTCCGGCGGACGACGTGTTCGTCACGGTGCGCGCGCCGCACGCGGCGGTCTTTCCACGGTGCGCCGTCGTCGTGCACCACGGTGGAGCAGGCACCACCCACGCCGCCCTGCGCGCCGGGCGCCCGGAGGTCGTGGTCCCTCACATCGCCGACCAGTTCTTTTGGGCCGACCTCCTCTATCGCCGTGGTGTGGCGCCGAAGCCTCTGCCCGCTCGTACGCTCGACGAGTCGGGGCTCACGGCGAGGGTGCGGGCGGCGCGACGGCCCGAGCTCCAGGAGCGCGCCGAGAGGCTCGCCCGAGAGGTCGAACGCGAGCTCGGCGTGGAGACCGCGTGCGCGCACGTCGAACAGGCCTTCTCTCGCGAGAGAGCTCGAGGGTGA
- a CDS encoding phosphatase PAP2 family protein has product MSARVRGSSSGWAAWLVGASVAVSATLVASNAAACEPRTAALEGYGELPLPTDRLGCNLVDAATGENLLFYGAAVLSTMELSASGADHEIRVFVEERLGTRGFSDFTVSLGYYGLPAMGALVYATGLVARDTKLTGAGAAALQAMTVTFATTVLLKGLTGRPFPNHGGHPESPDRLLHPEWAREWRGPLLENSAWPSGHTSVAVALASSLVSYYADVPWLPWVLYPGAASIAFGMMSGAHHWASDVVAGALMGHAIGASIGADFRRMHDARVGRPRVALVPFGTAGLALAGAF; this is encoded by the coding sequence GTGAGCGCGCGTGTTCGTGGATCGAGCTCGGGGTGGGCTGCGTGGCTCGTCGGCGCTTCCGTCGCCGTCTCGGCAACGCTCGTCGCCTCCAACGCGGCGGCGTGCGAGCCGAGGACGGCTGCGCTCGAAGGATACGGGGAGCTCCCGCTGCCCACGGACCGGCTCGGGTGCAACCTCGTCGACGCTGCCACGGGTGAGAACCTCCTCTTCTACGGCGCGGCGGTGCTCTCGACGATGGAGCTCTCCGCGTCCGGCGCCGACCACGAGATCCGCGTCTTCGTCGAGGAGAGGCTCGGGACGCGCGGCTTCTCGGATTTCACCGTGTCGCTGGGGTACTACGGCCTCCCCGCGATGGGAGCGCTCGTCTATGCGACCGGGCTCGTCGCGCGCGACACCAAGCTCACCGGAGCCGGAGCCGCGGCGCTGCAAGCCATGACCGTGACCTTCGCGACCACCGTGCTCCTCAAGGGGCTCACGGGGCGCCCCTTCCCGAACCACGGGGGGCACCCCGAGTCCCCGGATCGCCTCCTCCACCCGGAGTGGGCCCGCGAGTGGCGGGGACCTCTGCTCGAGAACAGCGCGTGGCCCTCGGGGCACACCTCGGTCGCCGTCGCGCTCGCGTCGTCGCTCGTGTCGTACTACGCCGACGTCCCTTGGCTCCCGTGGGTGCTCTATCCCGGCGCGGCGAGCATCGCGTTCGGCATGATGAGCGGCGCGCACCACTGGGCCTCCGACGTCGTGGCCGGCGCCCTCATGGGGCACGCGATCGGAGCCTCGATCGGGGCCGACTTTCGACGCATGCATGATGCACGCGTCGGGAGACCACGGGTCGCGCTCGTCCCCTTCGGGACGGCCGGTCTCGCCTTGGCCGGCGCGTTCTGA
- a CDS encoding threonine/serine dehydratase — translation MITKADIEAARARIRPHVRETPLLAVRGDDLGLAFDVELKLELLQVTGTFKPRGAFNTLLSHPVPSSGVCAASGGNHGVAVAHAASRLGHRARIFVPEISSPAKVARIREAGAELVVGGARYADALEACEAYAAKEGALSVHAYDAWETIAGQGTVGAEWEARTRGLDTVLVASGGGGLVAGIARWFEREVKVVAVEPEGSCALHAALRAGGPVDVSVESVAADSLGARNVFSRVYETCAAYLDDVVLVPDAAIVEAQRRLWLGVRAATEPGGATALAALIEGVYRPEKGERVGVLVCGSNVDLARLAALV, via the coding sequence ATGATCACGAAGGCCGACATCGAGGCGGCGCGCGCGCGCATTCGCCCCCACGTCCGCGAGACGCCGCTCCTCGCCGTCCGCGGAGACGACCTCGGGCTCGCGTTCGACGTGGAGCTGAAGCTCGAGCTCCTCCAGGTGACGGGCACGTTCAAGCCACGGGGGGCCTTCAACACGCTCTTGTCCCACCCTGTCCCGTCGTCCGGAGTCTGCGCCGCGTCCGGGGGAAATCACGGGGTCGCCGTCGCTCACGCAGCGAGCCGTCTCGGGCACCGCGCTCGCATCTTCGTCCCGGAGATCTCCTCGCCCGCGAAGGTCGCGCGCATTCGAGAAGCGGGTGCGGAGCTCGTGGTGGGTGGCGCGCGCTACGCCGACGCGCTCGAGGCGTGCGAGGCCTACGCGGCTAAGGAGGGAGCGCTCTCCGTGCACGCGTACGACGCGTGGGAGACCATCGCCGGTCAAGGCACGGTGGGCGCGGAGTGGGAGGCGCGCACCCGGGGCCTCGACACCGTGCTCGTCGCTTCGGGAGGTGGCGGTCTCGTCGCCGGGATCGCGCGGTGGTTCGAGCGCGAGGTGAAGGTCGTCGCGGTCGAGCCCGAGGGGTCGTGCGCTCTCCACGCAGCCCTCCGCGCGGGTGGCCCCGTCGACGTCTCGGTCGAGTCCGTCGCGGCCGACTCGCTCGGCGCGCGAAACGTGTTCTCGCGTGTCTACGAGACGTGCGCGGCGTACCTCGACGACGTCGTGCTCGTGCCCGACGCGGCCATCGTCGAGGCGCAGCGGCGTTTGTGGTTGGGTGTGCGCGCGGCCACGGAGCCCGGCGGCGCGACGGCCCTCGCGGCGTTGATCGAAGGAGTCTATCGCCCCGAGAAGGGAGAGCGTGTCGGTGTGCTCGTGTGCGGGTCGAACGTCGATCTCGCGAGGCTCGCCGCGCTCGTGTGA
- a CDS encoding transposase: MSNPRRIVPGTTYLVTRRTTRRYFLLTPDKRRILLAFYWYATAVLAAELGIEIHAVQMLSNHLHEVLTDTRGRLPDFLSQRNRLLANAIKVLRGWTGEVFSREGASVVALYGEDAVLQKIGYTLANAVEAGLVASPEDWPGVTLAATDIGARTIRVSRPELYFDAKNTRWPDDVEISITVPRALEASSGHAGARERIVSAVNTAVEKARIVARKSGKFVRSLEWIFAVPHTTRASSFEKVGARNPSFAAGGNVEMAVHAMKERAAFLGAYREALRAMRNAVRDVFFPAGTWRLFRELGVNVISGT, encoded by the coding sequence ATGTCGAACCCTCGCCGCATCGTCCCGGGCACCACCTATCTCGTCACGCGTAGGACCACGCGCCGTTACTTCCTTCTGACCCCGGACAAGCGACGCATCTTGCTCGCGTTCTATTGGTACGCGACAGCCGTCCTCGCGGCGGAGCTCGGCATCGAGATCCACGCGGTGCAGATGCTGTCGAACCACCTCCACGAGGTGCTCACCGATACGCGAGGAAGGCTCCCAGACTTCCTTTCGCAGCGAAATCGCCTCCTCGCGAACGCCATCAAGGTGCTGCGCGGGTGGACCGGGGAGGTCTTTTCGCGCGAGGGAGCGAGCGTCGTCGCGCTCTATGGTGAGGACGCGGTGCTTCAGAAGATCGGGTACACGCTCGCCAACGCGGTCGAAGCGGGGCTCGTCGCGAGCCCCGAGGATTGGCCGGGCGTCACGCTCGCGGCGACGGACATCGGGGCGCGAACCATTCGTGTCTCGCGTCCCGAACTCTACTTCGACGCGAAGAACACGCGCTGGCCCGACGACGTGGAGATTTCCATCACGGTGCCTCGTGCGCTCGAGGCGAGCTCGGGGCACGCGGGAGCGCGAGAGCGTATCGTGTCCGCGGTGAACACTGCGGTGGAGAAGGCGCGCATCGTGGCCCGGAAATCCGGGAAGTTCGTGCGGTCGCTCGAGTGGATCTTCGCGGTGCCCCATACGACGCGTGCGTCGTCGTTCGAGAAGGTGGGGGCGCGCAATCCGAGCTTTGCGGCCGGTGGGAACGTCGAGATGGCGGTACATGCCATGAAGGAGCGCGCGGCGTTCTTGGGGGCGTACCGGGAGGCGTTGCGAGCCATGCGGAATGCAGTGCGGGATGTGTTCTTCCCAGCGGGGACGTGGCGACTCTTCCGCGAGTTGGGCGTCAATGTCATTTCAGGTACTTAG
- a CDS encoding helix-turn-helix transcriptional regulator: protein MARAHVDEARAVAESFAIAEDHPQIRARPHAHVRHQLLYASRGVLTLLTDAGSWLLPSERCAFLPAGMVHRVRADAEVSLRTIYLSPKLEGVPRSFSVFVLPPLGRELVAFAMRYEAHVPLDGCGRDTFSLLARLAGTWASTPCPFELPAGESPEVRRATQILRADIASEVSASDVARAVGVSVRTLHRRLVGETGLSFRDYLVRARVLAAMAALAEPRARVTDVAPRVGFESLGAFARAFRKIAGESPSEYRARVVG from the coding sequence TTGGCTAGGGCGCACGTCGACGAGGCGCGCGCGGTCGCGGAAAGCTTCGCGATCGCCGAGGACCACCCGCAGATCCGCGCGCGGCCGCACGCCCACGTGCGCCACCAGCTCCTCTACGCGAGCCGTGGGGTGCTCACGCTCCTCACCGACGCGGGGTCGTGGCTCCTCCCGAGCGAGCGCTGCGCGTTCCTCCCCGCGGGAATGGTCCATCGCGTCCGCGCCGACGCCGAGGTGTCGCTGCGCACGATCTACCTCTCGCCGAAGCTCGAAGGGGTGCCGCGCTCGTTCTCGGTGTTCGTGCTCCCGCCGTTGGGCAGGGAGCTCGTGGCCTTCGCCATGCGCTACGAGGCCCACGTGCCGCTCGATGGTTGCGGCCGAGACACGTTCTCGTTGCTGGCGCGGCTCGCGGGGACGTGGGCTTCGACGCCTTGCCCCTTCGAGCTACCGGCGGGGGAGTCTCCCGAGGTGCGCCGTGCCACGCAGATCCTCCGCGCCGATATCGCGTCCGAGGTCTCGGCGTCCGACGTGGCGCGGGCGGTCGGCGTGTCGGTGCGGACCCTTCACCGTCGCCTGGTGGGCGAGACGGGCCTCTCGTTCCGCGACTACCTCGTACGCGCGCGTGTGCTGGCGGCGATGGCGGCCCTCGCCGAGCCTCGGGCTCGCGTGACCGACGTCGCGCCCCGCGTAGGGTTCGAGAGCCTCGGCGCGTTCGCGCGGGCGTTTCGGAAGATCGCCGGCGAGAGCCCGTCGGAGTACCGCGCGCGCGTCGTGGGGTGA
- a CDS encoding MBL fold metallo-hydrolase — MLRSLSTLTFVSLAALASLSLGCSADASSTVPSSAEDGVVAAVSLETYTSDAAGFDTHAYWLDTGREVVVFDAQFTPAAAESMLASIRKKTRSPVAWVVVTHPNPDKFNGAEVFRREGAKVVASKRTAAALPGVHAYKKAYFTQVARSFTEETYPALATIDVTFDGSFRLPVTGVAVELHELTNAGVSSTQTVAYVPAAKALVVGDLVHGRAHAWLEGGIVDGAPRPDLASWKRALAELSRFGDVDVYGGRGDVLPREVATQEQTAYLDAADTIVGAYVKALGSRRVELSDPKASTAHWKALSVKLSERFPSYALPYMVEYGVYGLALSKARE; from the coding sequence ATGCTCCGCTCCCTCTCCACGCTCACGTTCGTCTCCCTCGCGGCACTCGCTTCGCTCTCGCTCGGCTGCAGCGCCGATGCCTCCTCGACGGTGCCTTCTTCCGCCGAGGACGGTGTCGTCGCCGCTGTCTCGCTCGAGACGTACACCTCGGACGCGGCGGGCTTCGACACCCACGCCTACTGGCTCGACACGGGCCGCGAGGTCGTCGTCTTCGACGCTCAGTTCACGCCCGCCGCCGCCGAATCGATGCTCGCGTCGATCCGGAAGAAGACACGATCCCCGGTCGCGTGGGTGGTGGTCACGCACCCGAACCCGGACAAGTTCAACGGCGCCGAGGTGTTTCGTCGTGAGGGCGCCAAGGTCGTCGCGTCGAAGCGCACGGCGGCGGCGCTTCCGGGCGTGCACGCCTACAAAAAGGCCTACTTCACGCAGGTCGCCCGCAGCTTCACCGAGGAGACCTACCCCGCGCTCGCCACGATCGACGTCACGTTCGACGGGAGCTTCCGGCTGCCCGTGACGGGGGTGGCCGTGGAGCTCCACGAGCTGACGAACGCGGGGGTCTCGAGCACGCAGACCGTGGCCTACGTACCGGCGGCGAAGGCGCTCGTCGTCGGTGATCTCGTCCATGGTCGAGCCCACGCGTGGCTCGAGGGCGGCATCGTCGACGGCGCGCCGCGACCCGACCTCGCCTCGTGGAAGCGGGCCCTCGCCGAGCTCTCCCGCTTCGGGGACGTCGACGTGTACGGAGGTCGTGGAGATGTGTTGCCGCGCGAGGTCGCGACGCAGGAGCAGACCGCGTACCTCGACGCCGCCGATACCATCGTGGGCGCCTACGTGAAGGCGCTCGGCTCGCGGCGGGTGGAGCTCTCCGATCCGAAGGCGAGCACCGCGCACTGGAAGGCGCTCTCGGTGAAGCTCTCCGAGCGATTTCCGTCGTATGCTCTCCCGTACATGGTCGAGTACGGGGTCTACGGGCTCGCGCTCTCCAAGGCGCGCGAATGA
- a CDS encoding winged helix-turn-helix transcriptional regulator, translating to MHTADVFQTLSDPTRRLIVEALLEGEQAVGDIVERVDIRQSGVSRHLRILGEAGFVRVRPDGTRRLYSLRPEPFRELSTWVDRYRSLWEARLDRFAVALGERKRAARARPKKGRSE from the coding sequence GTGCATACTGCCGACGTCTTCCAGACCCTGTCCGATCCGACGCGTCGCCTCATCGTCGAGGCGCTCCTCGAAGGCGAGCAGGCCGTGGGTGACATCGTCGAGCGGGTCGACATCCGCCAGTCCGGCGTGTCGAGGCACCTACGCATCTTGGGGGAGGCGGGCTTCGTCCGCGTCCGCCCGGACGGAACACGCCGCCTCTACTCGCTCCGGCCCGAGCCGTTCCGCGAGCTGTCGACGTGGGTAGACCGCTACCGCTCGCTGTGGGAGGCGCGCCTCGACAGGTTCGCCGTCGCCCTCGGAGAACGAAAGAGGGCCGCCCGCGCGCGGCCGAAGAAAGGTCGAAGCGAATGA
- a CDS encoding SRPBCC domain-containing protein has protein sequence MKEHRVSLVLERIYPATPKELWDLWATKEGFESWWGPEGFRVEVTTLEPKVGGTLAYAMIASDPRAIEAMKKDGHATSHDVRATFSTFTPYTALALTSVIDFLPGVEAYESLIAVTFEEHPKGARMVVSLHAMHDPHWTNMQQQGFTSQLGKLDARYAAK, from the coding sequence ATGAAAGAACACCGCGTGTCCCTCGTCCTCGAGCGCATCTACCCCGCGACGCCGAAGGAGCTGTGGGACCTATGGGCCACGAAAGAGGGCTTCGAGTCCTGGTGGGGCCCCGAGGGTTTCCGGGTCGAGGTCACGACGCTCGAGCCCAAGGTCGGCGGCACGCTCGCCTACGCCATGATCGCGTCCGACCCGCGCGCCATCGAGGCGATGAAGAAGGACGGGCACGCGACCTCGCACGACGTTCGCGCCACGTTCTCCACGTTCACGCCGTACACGGCGCTCGCGCTCACGAGCGTCATCGATTTCCTCCCCGGCGTCGAAGCGTACGAGAGCCTCATCGCGGTCACGTTCGAGGAGCACCCGAAGGGCGCGCGCATGGTCGTCTCGCTCCACGCGATGCACGACCCACACTGGACGAACATGCAACAGCAGGGCTTCACGAGCCAGCTCGGCAAGCTCGACGCACGCTACGCCGCGAAGTAG